A window of Solea senegalensis isolate Sse05_10M linkage group LG20, IFAPA_SoseM_1, whole genome shotgun sequence contains these coding sequences:
- the hepacam2 gene encoding HEPACAM family member 2 isoform X1: protein MEALGRTALCVCSVLFILTEVSADFIYIPSLVHHGVEGKSLLLAVETRFPLDKADIQGTWSHTRSSGTRTTLVTFTKRDAITNMMYRNNLFFKVPNISLAIHKLHRDDEGDYHLSLNIEFHNNTGRVIKEERNVRVTVDVPVSSPVIAKSPTYAVVEDKANVTMTCSVERGTRVAFQWMRDNVLLGTSTRYHFSKGNATLLISPVRKEDKGSYRCVAGNPVSPGRHSRGLELNVYYGPYNLEVNSGQGLRTGEVFTINPGELAFFECQADSNPPNSYVWISKSHNSTQVITEGPRLEVLSYRLAQPEEYLCRAFNNVTQKQNEAQFTLVVAGLGTGKEKHTQGGDGVSPLAVIIVCSLFIIGCMLLFFLRRNCHPKRVLMSIYNRPLTEQKRPHRSGHEDATEDFGIYEFVSIPGKMDSAQVSCRSLARLESVQDMHTTIYDVIRHVPESPSHSLLK, encoded by the exons ATGGAGGCCTTAGGAAGAACAGCTCTATGCGTGTGCTCTGTCCTGTTCATCCTCACAG AGGTCAGCGCTGATTTCATCTACATACCTTCATTGGTCCATCACGGCGTTGAAGGGAAGTCCCTGCTTCTGGCTGTGGAGACTCGCTTTCCACTGGACAAAGCTGACATCCAGGGAACTTGGTCCCACACCAGGTCGAGCGGCACCAGGACCACATTGGTGACATTTACCAAAAGGGACGCGATCACTAACATGATGTACCGCAACAACCTCTTCTTTAAAGTGCCAAATATTTCTTTGGCAATCCATAAATTACACCGTGACGATGAAGGGGATTATCATCTGAGTCTCAACATAGAGtttcacaacaacacaggcCGGGTGATCAAGGAGGAGAGAAATGTGCGGGTGACAGTGGACG TCCCTGTGTCCAGTCCAGTCATTGCAAAGAGCCCAACCTATGCAGTTGTTGAGGACAAGGCCAATGTGACCATGACTTGCTCTGTGGAGAGAGGAACACGCGTTGCATTCCAGTGGATGAGGGACAATGTCCTGCTGGGCACCAGTACCAGATATCACTTCTCAAAAGGCAACGCTACATTGTTAATTAGCCCCGTGAGGAAAGAAGACAAAGGAAGTTACCGCTGTGTGGCCGGCAACCCGGTCAGCCCGGGCCGACACAGCAGAGGCCTGGAACTCAATGTTTACT ATGGGCCGTACAATCTGGAGGTGAACTCAGGCCAGGGCCTGCGGACAGGAGAGGTGTTCACCATCAACCCCGGAGAGCTGGCCTTCTTTGAATGCCAGGCAGATTCCAACCCGCCCAACAGCTATGTCTGGATCTCCAAGAGCCACAATTCAACCCAGGTCATCACAGAGGGCCCGCGGCTAGAGGTGCTGTCCTACAGACTGGCGCAGCCTGAGGAGTACCTGTGTCGTGCCTTCAACAACGTGACGCAGAAGCAGAACGAGGCCCAGTTCACTCTGGTGGTCGCCGGCTTAGGAACAG GCAAAGAGAAACACACCCAGGGCGGCGACGGTGTGTCTCCACTGGCGGTAATAATTGTCTGCTCGTTGTTCATCATTGGCTGCATGCTGCTGTTCTTCCTCAGGAGAAACTGCCATCCCAAAAGAG TACTTATGAGCATTTACAACAG ACCGCTGACCGAGCAGAAAAGACCTCATCGTTCAG GTCACGAGGATGCAACAGAAGACTTTGGCATCTACGAGTTTGTCTCCATACCAGGGAAAATGGACTCTGCACAG GTATCATGCAGATCTCTGGCCCGCCTTGAGTCCGTTCAGGATATGCACACCACCATTTACGATGTGATCCGACATGTTCCCGAAAGCCCCAGTCACAGTTTGCTGAAGTGA
- the hepacam2 gene encoding HEPACAM family member 2 isoform X2 produces the protein MCLVGIAKVREVSADFIYIPSLVHHGVEGKSLLLAVETRFPLDKADIQGTWSHTRSSGTRTTLVTFTKRDAITNMMYRNNLFFKVPNISLAIHKLHRDDEGDYHLSLNIEFHNNTGRVIKEERNVRVTVDVPVSSPVIAKSPTYAVVEDKANVTMTCSVERGTRVAFQWMRDNVLLGTSTRYHFSKGNATLLISPVRKEDKGSYRCVAGNPVSPGRHSRGLELNVYYGPYNLEVNSGQGLRTGEVFTINPGELAFFECQADSNPPNSYVWISKSHNSTQVITEGPRLEVLSYRLAQPEEYLCRAFNNVTQKQNEAQFTLVVAGLGTGKEKHTQGGDGVSPLAVIIVCSLFIIGCMLLFFLRRNCHPKRVLMSIYNRPLTEQKRPHRSGHEDATEDFGIYEFVSIPGKMDSAQVSCRSLARLESVQDMHTTIYDVIRHVPESPSHSLLK, from the exons ATGTGCTTGGTTGGCATTGCAAAAGTCAGAG AGGTCAGCGCTGATTTCATCTACATACCTTCATTGGTCCATCACGGCGTTGAAGGGAAGTCCCTGCTTCTGGCTGTGGAGACTCGCTTTCCACTGGACAAAGCTGACATCCAGGGAACTTGGTCCCACACCAGGTCGAGCGGCACCAGGACCACATTGGTGACATTTACCAAAAGGGACGCGATCACTAACATGATGTACCGCAACAACCTCTTCTTTAAAGTGCCAAATATTTCTTTGGCAATCCATAAATTACACCGTGACGATGAAGGGGATTATCATCTGAGTCTCAACATAGAGtttcacaacaacacaggcCGGGTGATCAAGGAGGAGAGAAATGTGCGGGTGACAGTGGACG TCCCTGTGTCCAGTCCAGTCATTGCAAAGAGCCCAACCTATGCAGTTGTTGAGGACAAGGCCAATGTGACCATGACTTGCTCTGTGGAGAGAGGAACACGCGTTGCATTCCAGTGGATGAGGGACAATGTCCTGCTGGGCACCAGTACCAGATATCACTTCTCAAAAGGCAACGCTACATTGTTAATTAGCCCCGTGAGGAAAGAAGACAAAGGAAGTTACCGCTGTGTGGCCGGCAACCCGGTCAGCCCGGGCCGACACAGCAGAGGCCTGGAACTCAATGTTTACT ATGGGCCGTACAATCTGGAGGTGAACTCAGGCCAGGGCCTGCGGACAGGAGAGGTGTTCACCATCAACCCCGGAGAGCTGGCCTTCTTTGAATGCCAGGCAGATTCCAACCCGCCCAACAGCTATGTCTGGATCTCCAAGAGCCACAATTCAACCCAGGTCATCACAGAGGGCCCGCGGCTAGAGGTGCTGTCCTACAGACTGGCGCAGCCTGAGGAGTACCTGTGTCGTGCCTTCAACAACGTGACGCAGAAGCAGAACGAGGCCCAGTTCACTCTGGTGGTCGCCGGCTTAGGAACAG GCAAAGAGAAACACACCCAGGGCGGCGACGGTGTGTCTCCACTGGCGGTAATAATTGTCTGCTCGTTGTTCATCATTGGCTGCATGCTGCTGTTCTTCCTCAGGAGAAACTGCCATCCCAAAAGAG TACTTATGAGCATTTACAACAG ACCGCTGACCGAGCAGAAAAGACCTCATCGTTCAG GTCACGAGGATGCAACAGAAGACTTTGGCATCTACGAGTTTGTCTCCATACCAGGGAAAATGGACTCTGCACAG GTATCATGCAGATCTCTGGCCCGCCTTGAGTCCGTTCAGGATATGCACACCACCATTTACGATGTGATCCGACATGTTCCCGAAAGCCCCAGTCACAGTTTGCTGAAGTGA